The following are encoded together in the Pempheris klunzingeri isolate RE-2024b chromosome 24, fPemKlu1.hap1, whole genome shotgun sequence genome:
- the arl11 gene encoding ADP-ribosylation factor-like protein 11 isoform X1 — translation MGQFHSSSSPQVILMGLDSAGKSTLLARLLTGQVMDTSPTVGFNVGTLDLDKKMSLTIWDVGGQKSMRPNWRFFLDECRALVFVVDSSDPSRLPEAQQALRKVLSDERLRQVPLMVLANKKDLPNSMTIREVSRQLDLHRYSDRLWEIQACSALKGLGLQQAFISVSKMIRKS, via the exons ATGGGTCAGTTTcacagctcctcctctcctcag GTGATCCTGATGGGTCTGGACTCGGCTGGGAAGTCAACCCTGCTGGCCCGCCTGCTGACAGGACAG GTGATGGACACGTCCCCGACCGTTGGGTTCAATGTAGGGACTCTGGACCTGGACAAGAAGATGTCTCTGACCATTTGGGACGTCGGAGGACAGAAGAGCATGAGACCCAACTGGAG GTTCTTCCTGGATGAGTGCCGCGCTCTGGTCTTCGTGGTGGACAGCAGCGATCCGAGCCGCCTGCCGGAGGCCCAGCAGGCCCTGAGGAAGGTTCTGAGTGACGAGAGGCTGCGACAGGTTCCTCTGATGGTTCTCGCCAACAAGAAGGACCTGCCCAACTCCATGACCATACGGGAG gtcTCCAGACAGTTGGATCTTCATCGTTACTCAGACCGTCTGTGGGAGATTCAGGCCTGCAGTGCTCTGAAGGGACTCGGCCTCCAGCAGGCCTTCATCTCTGTCAGCAAGATGATCAGgaagagctga
- the arl11 gene encoding ADP-ribosylation factor-like protein 11 isoform X2 encodes MGLDSAGKSTLLARLLTGQVMDTSPTVGFNVGTLDLDKKMSLTIWDVGGQKSMRPNWRFFLDECRALVFVVDSSDPSRLPEAQQALRKVLSDERLRQVPLMVLANKKDLPNSMTIREVSRQLDLHRYSDRLWEIQACSALKGLGLQQAFISVSKMIRKS; translated from the exons ATGGGTCTGGACTCGGCTGGGAAGTCAACCCTGCTGGCCCGCCTGCTGACAGGACAG GTGATGGACACGTCCCCGACCGTTGGGTTCAATGTAGGGACTCTGGACCTGGACAAGAAGATGTCTCTGACCATTTGGGACGTCGGAGGACAGAAGAGCATGAGACCCAACTGGAG GTTCTTCCTGGATGAGTGCCGCGCTCTGGTCTTCGTGGTGGACAGCAGCGATCCGAGCCGCCTGCCGGAGGCCCAGCAGGCCCTGAGGAAGGTTCTGAGTGACGAGAGGCTGCGACAGGTTCCTCTGATGGTTCTCGCCAACAAGAAGGACCTGCCCAACTCCATGACCATACGGGAG gtcTCCAGACAGTTGGATCTTCATCGTTACTCAGACCGTCTGTGGGAGATTCAGGCCTGCAGTGCTCTGAAGGGACTCGGCCTCCAGCAGGCCTTCATCTCTGTCAGCAAGATGATCAGgaagagctga
- the ebpl gene encoding emopamil-binding protein-like: MDSGLSLVSVLSLLACSVQVLAAVLLARRYGGRSSAEDRWVLLWLFYDVIVHLTLEGPFVYMSVGGTVETSEGPLAELWREYSKADTRWLVSDPTIVSIEILTVVLDSALALLLIHAVLKDKYYRHFLQVALSVCELYGGWMTFCPDWLMGSPHLDTSSRLHLWVYLVLFNGLWVLVPVLLLVQSWFSLRSLHTLRTNNHDGTRKNI, from the exons ATGGACTCCGGGCTCTCGTTGGTGTCCGTCTTGTCTCTGTTAGCGTGTAGTGTCCAGGTGTTAGCTGCCGTCCTGCTAGCACGCAGGTATGGTGGGCGGAGCTCAGCAGAGGACAGGTGGGTCCTGCTTTGGCTCTTCTATGATGTCATCGTCCATCTGACACTG GAGGGGCCATTTGTGTACATGTCTGTGGGGGGGACGGTGGAGACATCTGAGGGTCCGCTGGCTGAACTCT ggagGGAGTACAGTAAAGCCGACACTCGTTGGCTCGTTTCTGATCCGACGATCGTTTCCATCGAGATTCTGACCGTCGTCCTGGACTCTGCActggctctgctgctgatcCACGCAGTACTGAAGGACAAGTACTACAG aCACTTCCTGCAGGTGGCTCTGAGCGTGTGCGAGTTGTATGGCGGCTGGATGACCTTCtgtcctgattggctgatgggCAGTCCTCACCTAGACACGTCCAGCCGGCTCCACCTATGGGTCTACCTGGTTCTCTTCAATGGGCtctgggtcctggtcccggtcctgctgctggtccaATCCTGGTTCTCTCTGAGGAGTCTGCACACACTCAGAACCAACAACCATGACGGAACCAGGAAGAACATCTGA